A single genomic interval of Syngnathoides biaculeatus isolate LvHL_M chromosome 1, ASM1980259v1, whole genome shotgun sequence harbors:
- the zgc:63863 gene encoding TBC1 domain family member 20: MKKLKRKKLNGPNVPVTKVVDCGRKQKLVEIHQALNSDPVDIETLRSAAASKGGLLTNELRRKVWPKLLNINIYELPYKPGRDGRETHKDYNQVVLDVSRSMRRFPNAMPSAERAVLQEQLVDIILEVLRCNPQLNYYQGYHDVAVTLLLVVGERMAIAMMHTLSKYHLRDFMDPTMNSTKHILNYLMPLLEEVDKELHDFMMRAEVGTIFALSWLITWYGHVLSEFKHTLRLYDFFLASHPMMPIYLAATIVLHREQEVKQTECDMAMVHQLLSRVPRDLPYELLISRSQDLFNRYPPAFLAKRAALHSRKSLSISTFKAFQLSTLHQRPDSVLQRLTKAQASAASRPARHSGPDVALPANRGQWSGKGNKMVKMAVWGLSATLGAAIFAVAQTAMEWAPDALLQLF; this comes from the exons atgaaaaagctCAAGCGAAAGAAACTCAACGGTCCGAATGTACCTGTCACAAAAG TagtggattgtgggaggaagcagAAGTTAGTCGAGATCCACCAGGCATTAAACAG TGATCCAGTGGACATTGAGACCCTGCGGAGCGCTGCGGCCAGTAAGGGAGGACTGCTTACAAATGAACTTCGCAGGAAAGTGTGGCCCAAGCTGCTCAACATCAACATTTACGAGCTTCCATATAAACCCG GAAGAGATGGACGGGAGACCCACAAGGACTACAACCAGGTGGTCCTGGATGTCAGTAGATCTATGCGGCGCTTTCCCAATG CAATGCCGTCTGCAGAGCGGGCTGTACTCCAGGAGCAGCTTGTGGACATCATCCTGGAGGTTCTGAGGTGCAACCCGCAGCTCAACTACTACCAGGGCTACCATGACGTGGCCGTCACGCTGCTGCTGGTCGTCGGGGAACGGATGGCCATCGCCATGATGCACACGTTATCGAAATATCATCTCAG GGATTTTATGGATCCAACAATGAACAGCACCAAACATATTTTAAACTACCTCATGCCTTTATTGGAAGAAGTTGACAAAGAACTGCACGACTTCATGATGAG AGCGGAGGTGGGAACCATCTTTGCGCTGTCCTGGCTTATCACGTGGTATGGCCACGTCCTGTCCGAGTTCAAACACACACTGAGACTGTACGACTTTTTCTTGGCCTCACACCCAATGATGCCCATCTACCTCGCTGCTACC ATCGTGTTGCACAGAGAGCAGGAGGTGAAGCAGACTGAATGTGACATGGCGATGGTGCACCAACTCCTCTCCCGCGTCCCTCGGGATCTCCCTTACGAGCTCCTGATCAGCCGGTCCCAAGACCTGTTCAACCGCTACCCTCCCGCCTTCCTGGCTAAGCGGGCGGCGCTGCATTCTCGTAAAAG CTTGTCCATAAGCACCTTCAAGGCCTTTCAGCTCTCAACACTCCACCAGAGGCCGGACTCTGTTCTCCAGCGTCTCACCAAGGCTCAGGCCTCCGCCGCTTCAAGACCAG CTCGTCACTCGGGCCCGGACGTGGCGTTGCCCGCGAACAGAGGCCAGTGGTCGGGGAAGGGCAACAAGATGGTGAAGATGGCGGTGTGGGGGTTGTCGGCCACGCTTGGGGCGGCTATTTTCGCCGTGGCGCAGACTGCCATGGAGTGGGCGCCTGACGCCTTGCTGCAGCTCTTCTGA